One genomic region from Rhinoraja longicauda isolate Sanriku21f chromosome 34, sRhiLon1.1, whole genome shotgun sequence encodes:
- the LOC144609267 gene encoding protein ZNRD2-like: protein MESPECTTHAVLTVLLQDKKQKNYCVACQELDSDVDKDNPALNPQAALTQVRERQRLYNGEPGHPFSLCPQDLSLGTAGGPPPSARSHPLPDETAAPAPRPAPALAPGLAGTPGQAERALLRKMAWASGELERAASVEYSAQLCGLIRSCAESLHSLKRLP from the exons atggagagtcCCGAGTGCACGACCCACGCGGTCTTG ACAGTCCTTCTGCAGGATAAGAAGCAGAAAAACTACTGCGTGGCCTGTCAGGAGCTGGATTCTGACGTGGACAAAGACAACCCAG CCCTGAACCCACAGGCGGCCCTGACTCAGGTGAGGGAGAGGCAGCGCCTGTACAACGGGGAGCCCGGGCACCCGTTCAGCCTGTGCCCGCAGGACCTGTCGCTGGGCACCGCCGGGGGTCCGCCTCCCTCCGCCCGCTCCCACCCGCTGCCCGACGAGACAGCGGCGCCCGCGCCCCGGCCCGCCCCCGCCCTCGCCCCCGGCCTGGCCGGCACCCCGGGGCAGGCGGAGCGGGCCCTGCTGCGGAAGATGGCCTGGGCCAGCGGGGAGCTGGAGCGGGCGGCCTCCGTCGAGTACAGCGCCCAGCTCTGCGGCCTGATCAGGAGCTGCGCAGAGTCGCTGCACAGCCTGAAGCGGCTGCCCTAG